In Nicotiana tabacum cultivar K326 chromosome 11, ASM71507v2, whole genome shotgun sequence, a single window of DNA contains:
- the LOC142165861 gene encoding uncharacterized protein LOC142165861, translated as MRFGKKGKLSPGCVGPYKIIRRIGRVAYELDLPLELEAVHPVFHVSMLRKCIGDPSRITPIEDIHIAEDLSYAEVPVAILDRQVRKLQTKEVASVKVLWRNNNIEEMTWEAEEEVPPPIYDLR; from the coding sequence atgcgatttggaaagaaggggaagCTCAGCCCCGGGTGTGTTGGACCGTATAAGATTATTCGGAGGATTGGTAGGGTGGCGTACGAGCTTGATTTGCCTTTAGAATTAGAAGCAGTCCAtcctgtgtttcatgtatctatgttgcggaagtgcattggagatcctTCACGTATTACACCCATTGAGGATATTCACATTGCTGAAGACTTATCTTACGCAGAGGTACCAGTagctattttagatcggcaggtaaGAAAGCTTCAAACTAAAGAAGTGGCTTCCGTGAAGGTGTTATGGCGAAATAACAACATCGAGGAAATGACCTGGGAAGCTGAGGAAGAAGTACCCCCACCTATTTACGACTTAAGGTGA